The stretch of DNA TGGCCACTCATACAGCTCATTCCTAGTTCGGCCTTGGAGTAATCGGATCCCCGTTTTCAGATCCGTCACCTGAAAATGTGCAGGAAAGAATGAAACACATACTTGATTAGTGTTACACAACCGATATACCGAGATGAGATTCCTGCTTATCTCTAGAACATATAAGATATCGTTTAAAGCAAGTGAGCGTGAGGGAGTAGGGAGTAAGGCGGAACCAGTTTGAGCAATCTTGAGAGCAGAACCATCAGCAATGGTTACGTCCTCACCACCGTTGTACGGTTGATGGAGGGAGAGATTGGACAGATCAGCAGTAAGATGATGCGTAGCACCACTATCCATAACCCAGTTGGCCGAGTTGTACGGAGGAACAGCAGCCATGTTAGCGTGAGGCGAGTAACCACCACCAGATGGTTGGAAACCAGAACTGGAGCGCGGTAACTGAGAGCACCGCCGAGCATTATGGTCGAAGACACCACATAGTTGACATCGGCCTTGATAACCTCGGCCGTGTCCCCCACGGGAGTTGGAGTCGGAAGCACCGCGAGAGGAGGAGCGATATTGATTGCGTGGATTGTTGGTGTGAGGAGAGGATTTGTTGAAGGCGGCATTAGCTGTTACAGGAACCACGAACGAAGAGACTTGCGAAAGAAGCTTCAACTCAAAGTTGATAAGCTTTTCATGGATCATTGGGATTGAAGGAGGAGTGTCAAGACCATCAAGCTGATCGATGATAGGTTTGTAATCTTCCGGGAGACCACCAAGAAGATACTCAATCTGCTCCTCGTGTTCGTAGGGTTTGCCAAGAGTAGCGAGGTGATCGAAATGAGCAACGAGTCCCTGAACATATTCATCAACAGTGCGTATACCTTTCTTCCATTGTTTGATCTGTTCTCGAAGCTGTTTGATATGACCCCAAGTTGGTTTCGCATATGTGGAAGAGAGAAGGGTCCAAATCTGAGACGAGGTGGACGCTTTGGAGAGGATGGGTTGAACCTTGACAGAGATCGCACCAAGGAGACTGGCGACAAGCAATTGATCCTGTCGAACCCAGAGATCATACGCCGGATTGGGAATGGTATTGCCAGCGGAGAGGACGGTTGCTGCTGGAGCAACTGTGGTGCCATCAAGGAAACCAGCGAGACCGTATCCGGCAAGCAATGCACGTATCTGACGGTTCCACATCAGATAGTTAGAAGCTGTGAGTTTTGTGACATTGGACATATTGATATTGTGAAGTTGAGATGCAGAAGCAGTGTTTATAATATCAGAAGGAGGAGCAGCCATTGAGAAGGGAGAAGAGAgtagcgaagaagaagaactatgAGGGCGGCgtaaaaaatttttttttagttttaggatcctactgctctgataccatgtaaggaaTGTCTTGAGTCTTATTGATagtaaaaattacaatatatatacagcaTACACACAAGGGTTTTGTACACTACTAATTACACTTATATCCTTCCCTTACACATCTTCTCTCTATAGAAGTACCTCTGAGTTAGAGCCGATATGATTTACTAGTACGTGATAATGCTCTTTTTTTAGCTATCTCGATGAAATTGGGCCTTCCTTTGGGCCATCAATTAATAGGGTGATCAAGCCTCTATCTGGGCCGGATTAATTAACGGGTCAGCATgtgtaggctctgataccatgttataTTAGGGTTTAATATGAGCTtacaactcaaaaccaattgacatTGAGTGGAGAGACTCTAAAAACATACACAATAGTCATCTTTTAGTGAGtgtcaaaagaataataaaatataaaaataataaaaagtgaggagagagagagatattatgTCTCTGCCCACATTTTTACAGATACTCTTAGACCTCTCTCTCAATACCTGtctaatttttgaaaaacaaacaaaatttaattaaataatattattatatctaaaatatttttggagaaCCTATGTGTGCTCttatcctttatatattactcaagcCCCTTCACATCTATACGATATGAGATCTTTTTCTCCACAGACCAAGCCTAAAACATCAATTGTTCTAATGAAAAATTTATCGTGAGTTATTTTTTGGGCTCCACAGACCAAGCATAAAACATCAATTGTTCTAATGAAAAATTTatcgtgattttttttttgggctccATGACCTTCCTATATTGTTTCTGTTGATTATGaattttcaataatataaatttaaactaatGAGAAGTGAGTTGGTTATAGTCTggtacaaaatcaaaaacagagaagGATTCAAGAGTGGTTAAAGTGAAGGCAGagtttgttggttatgttgtgCTCTCCCATGTGGCCATGTGTATATTTGAGACTCTCGTTCATTGTGTATGcatctactctctctctctctttctcttgtttcctGTAACACTCCGTTGTAGTGAATTGTTTGTAACTCGTAGTGGAAACTTAGAAtcctctacttttttttttttttgaatcaaatcttaaattatattcaaaagaaaaataaaacgttTTTACAACTCCTGCAACATTTTTTCGAAAGAGAACAGCTGAGAACAAACAGTTACATCATTTAGGCTGAAATTCTAGATTGAAACCACAACTGAAATGCCTCATCGTGTCGTCTATCACCCATGAAACCAATAGCAAGAAGCTGATCTCGTACTTGCCGATCAACCCACTGAATAAGAACATCTGCAGATTTCAGCGTCTCCCCATGCCTTCGCCCATTATGTTCCCTCCAAACCGTATAGATAACCACCTGGAATACATAGCGGATGAGAAATCCCTCCACCAGTGGCAAGTTCGACTGGGATAGAAAACCAAGAAGGAAGGNCTCCTCCACCATAGCATTCCGCCAATTTGGATCACGAAGAGCCTCGGCCCCCGTCATGGGTATATGCGGTGTTGTTGATGTCGTGAGACCATATTTGGTGTGCGGCTTTGTGATATTATTTTTAGACCGTGTCCGCATAGaatgttggttttgttgtggAATTAACGGCGGAGCTGGGGCAAGAGGCAATGGAGCCGGTGATGCAGGTAACGATGGGATTGTCGAGCCAGAGGACGAGGAAGACAATGTATCGCGTTGTGGACTTGAATTGTTTGATGGGCTTGGTGAAACAGGATGCCTTGATGGGCTTGATGAATTAGATTCATGAACTGGGCCTGGAGAGGCCTTATTCGCTGATAAGTCTTGAGCCCGTTTGGTTCTATTTTCGTGAGCAACATCAGAGGAGGCGGAAGACGACGacgatgttgatgttgatgttgacgACGGGTGAGGATCTGAACGCGGGGGTGAGTCGGAAGGAGCTGATGATGTGGGAGTGATTGGTACCGACGACACAGAAATCACTATCGACTCCGGAGAAGAGACCACCAGAACCTGTGGTGTTGTGGTGGGAGACGTCAAAACTTTGGCAAACGGGAAACTGGTCTCCACGAATTTGACATGTCGAGATGTATACATTCGACCAGTTGTAGCATCCAAACACAAATAGGCACTTTGTGTAAGTGAGTATCCAAAGAACACACACGGTGTAGAGCGTGATTTCAGCTTGTGTTTGCGATAAGGACGTAGCCAGGGGTAGCATACACATCCAAAAACACGCAGCTTGTGATAATTCGGATCCGTTTGAAAAAGTTTGTGGTAAGGCGAGTCTCCACCAAGAATGTCGGTCGGCATATGGTTGATAAGATACACCGCAGCCGCAAACGCATAAGGCCAGAAGCCAAGAGGAACCGAAGCATGACCAAGCATAGCAGGAGCAGTCTCGATGATGTGCCTATGCTTCCTCTCGGAAATACCATTATGCTATGGCGTATGTGGCAGTGTCGTGAGATGTGTGATGCCATGAGTCACCAAAAACGAGCGGAGAGCAATGAACTCACCACCATTATCCGAGTACAATGTTCGAATTTTCGTTTGAAAACGGTTATCCACAAGAGCCTTGAAGGCTATAAAGACATCTTGGACTTGAGACTTAAGTTTTAAAGGGTAAAGCCATGTATAACGAGTAAAATGATCTACCAACACAAGATAGTATTTGAAATTTTCTGATGAAGTAATGggagatgtccacacatcagTATATATGTACTCAAGAGGTTGAGAAGATGTGATTGTGTTTGAAGCAAAAGGAAGTTTGTGACTTTTACTGATGAAACAATCAGAACAAGAGAATTGTGTTTGAGAAGGTAGAGAAATAGGTAAAGAAAACTTTGAAACAATGGCTTTTAAAACTGAAAAGGAGGGATGCCCAAGTCGAAGATGCCAGGAGGAGAGATCCGTTTTTGGTGAAGATGACGCCGAGAACACATTAATGGTGTTGCGGTGAATTGGCCACTCATACAGCTCATTCCTAGTTCGGCCTTGGAGTAATCGGATCCCCGTTTTCAGATCCGTCACCTGAAAATGTGCAGGAAAGAATGAAACACATACTTGATTAGTGTTACACAACCGATATACCGAGATGAGATTCCTGCTTATCTCTAGAACATATAAGATATCGTTTAAAGCAAGTGAGCGTGAGGGAGTAGGGAGTAAGGCGGAACCAGTTTGAGCAATCTTGAGAGCAGAACCATCAGCAATGGTTACGTCCTCACCACCGTTGTACGGTTGATGGAGGGAGAGATTGGACAGATCAGCAGTAAGATGATGCGTAGCACCACTATCCATAACCCAGTTGGCCGAGTTGTACGGAGGAACAGCAGCCATGTTAGCGTGAGGCGAGTAACCACCACCAGATGGTTGGAAACCAGAACTGGAGCGCGGTAACTGAGAGCACCGCCGAGCATTATGGTCGAAGACACCACATAGTTGACATCGGCCTTGATAACCTCGGCCGTGTCCCCCACGGGAGTTGGAGTCGGAAGCACCGCGAGAGGAGGAGCGATATTGATTGCGTGGATTGTTGGTGTGAGGAGAGGATTTGTTGAAGGCGGCATTAGCTGTTACAGGAACCACGAACGAAGAGACTTGCGAAAGAAGCTTCAACTCAAAGTTGATAAGCTTTTCATGGATCATTGGGATTGAAGGAGGAGTGTCAAGACCATCAAGCTGATCGATGATAGGTTTGTAATCTTCCGGGAGACCACCAAGAAGATACTCAATCTGCTCCTCGTGTTCGTAGGGTTTGCCAAGAGTAGCGAGGTGATCGAAATGAGCAACGAGTCCCTGAACATATTCATCAACAGTGCGTATACCTTTCTTCCATTGTTTGATCTGTTCTCGAAGCTGTTTGATATGACCCCAAGTTGGTTTCGCATATGTGGAAGAGAGAAGGGTCCAAATCTGAGACGAGGTGGACGCTTTGGAGAGGATGGGTTGAACCTTGACAGAGATCGCACCAAGGAGACTGGCGACAAGCAATTGATCCTGTCGAACCCAGAGATCATACGCCGGATTGGGAATGGTATTGCCAGCGGAGAGGACGGTTGCTGCTGGAGCAACTGTGGTGCCATCAAGGAAACCAGCGAGACCGTATCCGGCAAGCAATGCACGTATCTGACGGTTCCACATCAGATAGTTAGAAGCTGTGAGTTTTGTGACATTGGACATATTGATATTGTGAAGTTGAGATGCAGAAGCAGTGTTTATAATATCAGAAGGAGGAGCAGCCATTGAGAAGGGAGAAGAGAgtagcgaagaagaagaactatgAGGGCGGCgtaaaaaatttttttttagttttaggatcctactgctctgataccatgtaaggaaTGTCTTGAGTCTTATTGATagtaaaaattacaatatatatacagcaTACACACAAGGGTTTTGTACACTACTAATTACACTTATATCCTTCCCTTACACATCTTCTCTCTATAGAAGTACCTCTGAGTTAGAGCCGATATGATTTACTAGTACGTGATAATGCTCTTTTTTTAGCTATCTCGATGAAATTGGGCCTTCCTTTGGGCCATCAATTAATAGGGTGATCAAGCCTCTATCTGGGCCGGATTAATTAACGGGTCAGCATgtgtaggctctgataccatgttataTTAGGGTTTAATATGAGCTtacaactcaaaaccaattgacatTGAGTGGAGAGACTCTAAAAACATACACAATAGTCATCTTTTAGTGAGtgtcaaaagaataataaaatataaaaataataaaaagtgaggagagagagagatattatgTCTCTGCCCACATTTTTACAGATACTCTTAGACCTCTCTCTCAATACCTGtctaatttttgaaaaacaaacaaaatttaattaaataatattattatatctaaaatatttttggagaaCCTATGTGTGCTCttatcctttatatattactcaagcCCCTTCACATCTATACGATATGAGATCTTTTTCTCCACAGACCAAGCCTAAAACATCAATTGTTCTAATGAAAAATTTATCGTGAGTTATTTTTTGGGCTCCACAGACCAAGCATAAAACATCAATTGTTCTAATGAAAAATTTatcgtgattttttttttgggctccATGACCTTCCTATATTGTTTCTGTTGATTATGaattttcaataatataaatttaaactaatGAGAAGTGAGTTGGTTATAGTCTggtacaaaatcaaaaacagagaagGATTCAAGAGTGGTTAAAGTGAAGGCAGagtttgttggttatgttgtgCTCTCCCATGTGGCCATGTGTATATTTGAGACTCTCGTTCATTGTGTATGcatctactctctctctctctttctcttgtttcctGTAACACTCCGTTGTAGTGAATTGTTTGTAACTCGTAGTGGAAACTTAGAAtcctctacttttttttttttttgaatcaaatcttaaattatattcaaaagaaaaataaaacgttTTTACAACTCCTGCAACATTTTTTCGAAAGAGAACAGCTGAGAACAAACAGTTACATCATTTAGGCTGAAATTCTAGATTGAAACCACAACTGAAATGCCTCATCGTGTCGTCTATCACCCATGAAACCAATAGCAAGAAGCTGATCTCGTACTTGCCGATCAACCCACTGAATAAGAACATCTGCAGATTTCAGCGTCTCCCCATGCCTTCGCCCATTATGTTCCCTCCAAACCGTATAGATAACCACCTGGAATACATAGCGGATGAGAAATCCCTCCACCAGTGGCAAGTTCGACTGGGATAGAAAACCAAGAAGGAAGGTCCAATCAGTGGTGAACCTAGCTTTCAATAGCCCCTTCGCGAGAGCAGACCATATAGGAGATACAAAGTCACAGCTAAAAAAGAGGTGATCCCGAGTCTCCATGGTGGTGTTACAGAGCACACAAGTACTTGCAGCCGTCCCATTCCACGCAATCATACGAACACCCGTTGATAAACGATCTAGAGCTGCCAACCATGCACAGAACGAGAACTTAGGCGTGGCATGGCCAAACCAGACACCCCTATGCCATGTAACCATAGCTGACGTCGTTCGGATATGGTTCCAGGTATCCCGGGTTGAGAATTTTTGCCGAAACACATCAATACGGCCTCGCCAGAGCACCTTATCATGACACTGTTTACGCTGTTGCCACTGCAGAAGCAGAGCATCCTCAATTGCATTGAGATGATCCGATTGGTGTCTTTGCCGTCTCCGAGAAGACCACACTGCCGCCACAGAGCTCTGCCAACTGATCCCCATATCAATAACTCCTCTCTCGCCAGCAACATCAACAAGCACACCCATAGTGGACCAGTtatcaaacaagaaaaacgTTTGTTCCCCATTCCCCACCTCAACTTTACAAAATGTTTTTGCGAGATCATGATACTTTAGAAGCTTAGTCCAGATCCAAGAACCCAGGCTAGTTGTAGGTTTGACCGACCAAAAAGGAAGCTTGGCGTAATAAAGTCCCACGAACCCATTTCACCCAAAGAGAATCACCATTCGAAACAACTCTCCATATCAATTTAAGACAACATACAACATTTGCCTCATGAAGCGACCTCAGTCCTAACCCACCCTCATGTTTTGGATGACAAACCGCTTCCCAAGATACCTTAGCTTTCCTCACACTCATCTCCACCCCCGACCAGAGAAAAGCAGAACACATGGAGTTAATCTCTTCTAAACACTCACGAGGCAACTGATAAGCTCCCatccaaaaattacaaacacTCCACAAAACCGAAGATATCAAGTTAAAACGTCCTGCAAAAAAGAGGTACCGAGCCGTCCAGGAACCTATCCGTTTCCGAATCTGCTCCAATAACGGGGCGCAATCTGTAGTAGTAAGACGCTTTGTTACTAAGGGAAGCCCCAAATAACGAACCGGCAGCGTACCGATGGCAAATGGAACAGAAACAGGATCCGGACAAGATGCTATGTCCCCAGCCAAGTAAAGGGTTGATTTTTCCATGCTTATTGCTAAACCAGACAGTTTCGCAAACTGAGTGAAAACCTCAACAATGCCCTCAATAGAGCGAATTTTACCATCAGAAAGAACCATGATATCATCAGCGAAACTAAGATGGGTGAGACCAAGATTCCGGCAACGAGGATGATAACCCAACAAGTGTTGACCCGCGGCCTTGTCAAGTAGTTTGGAAAGCACGTCCATGCAGATTACAAACAGGTAGGGAGACAGCGAGCAACCCTGACGAAGCCCCCGAGAACTCCTGAAGAAACCAGCGAGCTCACCATTAACCTGGACTGAAAAAGAAGCGGTGGTGACACAAAGCATGATCCAATGGATAAACAATGGGGGAAACTGCATTGTTGTGAGGACCTTCGAGAGAAAGGACCACTGAACAGAGTCCAATGCTTTGGAGATATCCACCTTGATTGCACAACATCCCGATATGGAATCCTTATGGTAATCTTTAACAAGTTCCGTAGCCAACAACACGTTCTCTATTAACAACCGGTCCTGCACGAAAGCTGACTGGTTGCTAGAAATGAATTTCGGGAGAACCCTCTTGAGTCGATTTGCAATGATCTTGGAAATGACTTTATAGAGCACATTACAACATGAAATTGGGCGATAGTCCTTCATTGTCTTGGCAGATACTTGCTTAGGAATCAACGCAAGGATGGTTGAATTGATACCTTTAGGGAGAAAACCTTTAGCGAAAAAAGATTGAACTGCTAACACAAACTCCAAACCCAATATCTCCCATGAAGCTTTGTAGAACTCCGAAGTGAAGCCATCTGGTCCTGGTGATTTATCACTAGGCATGGCAAAGAGAACTTTTTTGATCTCCTCACCAGAGACCTCCCTAGTTAAAATGTGCTGCTCAAGACTAGAACACCGGAATGGGAACAAGAGTTCCATCTCTTCCACTGTAGTCCCCTCAAACCCAACCGGGATCGTCTGTAAGAAATCTCGAAAGTACCGTTCAGCCTCGGCTTTTATGTCAACCTCATTCGCAACCACACGACCGCTAGAATCTTGAATCTCCTTAATTATGTTAGAGACTACTCGCAGAGTAGCTGCTCTATGGAATGCTTTATTGTTCTTGTCATCAACCTTTAACCAATGCAGCTTAGACTTCTGCTTAAGGTACTTCTCTTCCAAACCTGCCAGAAAGTCCCACCTCTTATAAGCTGCATTCTCCTCTGCCATCACCATAGGAGATGGAGAAGTCGAGTTTGCTTGCTGTTTACTGCATAAAATATCAAAAGCCTCTTTTAGTCTTACGCACAAGATTCCCTAACCGAGTCTTTGCCAAGGAGCGTAGAGCCGGTTTCAAACTCTTCAGTTTTTTAGAGAATCGAAACAGTGTAGAGGTTGACAAGAACAGAGGTTGAGTATCCTGCCAGTAACTAGCAACCAGTGGCCTAAACTCCTCCATCTCAGTCATTAGGTTCACAAACTTAAAAGGCTTATGCCTTCTAGCTTGACTGACGACATCCCCCTGAAGCATAACCCGACTATGCAAATGATCAGAACAACCTCCAGCCGAAAACACACTGTAAGCCTGCGGGAAAGACCGCATCCATGCATCATTAATCATCACCCGATCCAACTTTTTATGAATTAGATCAGCGTCACGCTTGTTGCACCATGTAAAGAGAGGACCGTGGAAAGACATGTCGGAGAGAGAGCAATAGTTCACAACTGCTTGGAAATCCCGCATACCCGCAAAAATTATTGGATTAGTATCCACCTTGGAGTGTTCTGCCATGTCCAAGgtttcattaaaatccccaagaACCAACCAAGGCTTATTCTGAATAATAGGAGAGTCATGATGAGCCCTAAGCTCCTCCCATAAGATCTTCCTAGCCTCAACAGTATTCAAAGCATAGACAAAGGAGCAAAAGAACTCCTCTGTTTGATCCGAAAGTTTCACTGAACAAGTGATTACCTGTTCACTCTTATAAAAAGGATCCAACCGCACCGTATTCTTCCACAGAATCTAAATGCGACCCCTCCCATTATGTTCATAATTTGTCAGGATAGACCAACCAGGGAACAAACGACTCCCTAACGTAAAGCCTTATGTTCCCTCACCCTTGTCTCAAGCAAACAACCAAACTGCAACTTACTACCCTCCAACCACTGTTTTATTACGGAATGTTTTGAACATTTATTTAGACCACGAACATTCCAACAGAAACCTGACATCAATGCTTTAGGGGAGGCTCCTTACTCTGATCTCCGGGATTAGTCCTAGAAGATTGAGTATGAAGAGTTGAATTGTTCTTCTTAGCTGTTTTTGTGCCCCGATGCAAATAGGTCCGGATCTGCACCTCCGGTTGTGCACTCTGCGTTGAAACAACCCCAGAGTGTTGGAGTGGAGCCTTTGGAACCTCCTCCGCAGACTGTTGAGCAGAGACCCCAGCCTTCTGCTGAGCAACCTCCTCGTGAACTTTCTCATTAGCCTGGGTAGCATCCTCCGCCTCCCCAAGAACAGAGTAAGAGTTTTTTAACAAAGAACCAGCACCTAGCTCCGACTTCTCCTGCCGCTTACTAGGACTGATCCTACCAGCCGATTTTGGTGTAATCCATACATCCGTCAAGTTTACTTCCCCTGAATCCTGATTGGTAACACTCTGAGTCTCCACTAACGAACTCCCAGAGCCAAGAACCGGAGGCACCACTATCAAACTCTCAGAAACAAGAGCCGAAGGCACCACCTGTGAAATCTCAGAGGCGAGAGCTGGAGGGGAATCAGAAGATTGAGGTTCAGTAGTCCCTATTGCAGGGGACACTGATTGAGTTTGCAGAGGGGGAGAAACCCCAGGGGACAAACACGTAGTGCGAAGATGTCCCCATTGCTGACAGTTAGAACATCGAGGTGGGAGCTGAGGATAGCTGTATAAAACTACAGTTTCAAGTTCGCCCTCTTCCTCACCCGAGACGATGTACTCCCGTGGCAACTCCTTTGTCAGGTCCGCGTTCACCATGATTTGTGCCTTGTCAAAACTCACACACGCTTCAGTGTTTGAATGCAATCGAATCGGCTCCCCTACTGCACTAGCAAG from Camelina sativa cultivar DH55 chromosome 9, Cs, whole genome shotgun sequence encodes:
- the LOC109126346 gene encoding uncharacterized protein LOC109126346 — encoded protein: MGIKTGQHFSIEVVRVAASFQRDSVSMQTQNRRREKSEIRILSAVSPSRLPVVGGGDKEGSHGEGISEKGVEVSSEGSQVQKGSKAVSSSLHPAVGVLNGKRSFLQAAQKRMFTKQKFQVVEVDGKEKVVVPREVFEDVKPLWEDFVVGKFVNAKAPHVGKIHMIVNKIWRLGDKTSLIDVFAVNEFTVKFRVRSEGMQHRVLNRGMWNIADLPMIISKWSPFTEEAQPVMKSIPLWVTLKNVPPTLFTEKGFEFLASAVGEPIRLHSNTEACVSFDKAQIMVNADLTKELPREYIVSGEEEGELETVVLYSYPQLPPRCSNCQQWGHLRTTCLSPGVSPPLQTQSVSPAIGTTEPQSSDSPPALASEISQVVPSALVSESLIVVPPVLGSGSSLVETQSVTNQDSGEVNLTDVWITPKSAGRISPSKRQEKSELGAGSLLKNSYSVLGEAEDATQANEKVHEEVAQQKAGVSAQQSAEEVPKAPLQHSGVVSTQSAQPEVQIRTYLHRGTKTAKKNNSTLHTQSSRTNPGDQMKLSDQTEEFFCSFVYALNTVEARKILWEELRAHHDSPIIQNKPWLVLGDFNETLDMAEHSKVDTNPIIFAGMRDFQAVVNYCSLSDMSFHGPLFTWCNKRDADLIHKKLDRVMINDAWMRSFPQAYSVFSAGGCSDHLHSRVMLQGDVVSQARRHKPFKFVNLMTEMEEFRPLVASYWQDTQPLFLSTSTLFRFSKKLKSLKPALRSLAKTRLGNLVRKTKRGF